Proteins encoded within one genomic window of Bacteroides sedimenti:
- a CDS encoding thiol protease/hemagglutinin PrtT, translated as MRNTIASLFLFISTVFTGYSQPRTYTEVQNIASEFYKRIQGTPATRTSASTFKLAHKAASLNIDSQTNNNVYYYVFNAGSQNGFVIISGDKRAKEILGYSFSGDFSIDSIPKNLQSWLSGYQKEIQYLMNNSEESTLSTSTLNITPRTSDVSSVLPMLGQTKWDQGSPYNLLCPKSGTKSTYTGCVATAVAQIMKYHQYPITGIGKKSYTSETLNKMLTVDFSTTTYDWANMTDTYGSTSTTTQKNAVATLMYHCGVAASMDYGTDGSAAYDEDAAIGLIKYFGYDSNLRTLYRDYYTAAEWEAILKNELINGRPVLYGGGTINGDGHAFVCDGYNTDNLYHFNWGWSGYGDGYYTLTSLNPENSTDGGYTVFQDMTIGIQKPSTTSTPSYQILLNDESEMTFSIDAAPKTTFNLTVPFYNAGITSFTGKAAIGIYQDNNLAAVLGETDLSMAGFDNGYFEDNTINYTGLALPTNIGSGAYQIYSIYKGNDETTWSKMRALQGKVGYFNIQVENGIVAMRNDSSTGISSPTNNSLTIYPNPTTDYLCINSVKSVNSIEISDLSGKQILLLKPLANGLISVPVSSLANGVYLIRINMEGAITTNKFIKK; from the coding sequence ATGAGAAATACGATTGCCTCACTATTCCTCTTTATTTCAACAGTTTTTACTGGATATTCGCAACCGAGAACATATACTGAAGTACAAAATATTGCATCCGAATTTTATAAAAGAATTCAAGGAACACCTGCAACAAGGACATCTGCATCAACGTTTAAGTTAGCACATAAAGCAGCGTCATTGAATATAGATTCTCAGACGAACAACAATGTATACTATTATGTATTTAATGCAGGCAGTCAAAATGGATTTGTAATAATATCAGGTGATAAAAGAGCTAAAGAGATATTAGGATACAGCTTCTCAGGAGATTTTTCTATTGACAGCATCCCCAAGAATCTACAGAGCTGGCTGAGTGGTTATCAAAAGGAAATTCAATATTTGATGAACAATAGTGAAGAATCTACATTATCAACCTCAACCTTAAACATTACTCCCAGGACTTCAGATGTTTCTTCTGTGCTTCCTATGCTTGGACAAACCAAATGGGATCAAGGATCTCCATATAATTTGCTGTGTCCGAAATCAGGGACGAAATCAACCTATACAGGTTGTGTGGCAACAGCTGTAGCACAAATTATGAAATATCATCAATATCCGATAACCGGAATAGGTAAGAAAAGCTATACTTCCGAAACATTAAATAAAATGTTGACTGTAGATTTCTCGACTACTACATATGATTGGGCTAACATGACCGATACTTATGGAAGTACGAGCACCACGACTCAAAAAAATGCTGTGGCAACATTAATGTATCATTGTGGGGTTGCTGCAAGTATGGATTACGGAACAGATGGTAGTGCAGCATACGATGAAGATGCAGCAATTGGACTGATAAAGTATTTTGGCTATGATTCTAACCTGCGTACTCTTTATCGTGACTACTATACTGCTGCTGAATGGGAAGCTATACTAAAGAACGAGTTAATAAATGGCAGACCTGTGTTATATGGAGGAGGAACCATCAATGGAGATGGCCATGCTTTTGTATGCGACGGATATAATACGGACAATCTTTATCATTTCAACTGGGGCTGGAGCGGATATGGAGATGGCTATTACACGCTCACTTCACTCAATCCTGAGAACTCTACAGATGGCGGTTATACCGTATTTCAAGACATGACTATAGGGATTCAAAAGCCATCAACAACATCGACACCTTCGTATCAGATTTTGTTAAATGATGAATCGGAAATGACTTTTTCTATTGATGCTGCACCAAAAACAACTTTTAATCTGACCGTACCATTTTATAATGCCGGAATTACAAGTTTCACTGGAAAAGCTGCAATAGGTATCTATCAGGATAATAATCTGGCAGCAGTGCTTGGTGAAACAGATCTGAGTATGGCTGGATTTGACAATGGCTATTTTGAGGATAATACAATTAATTATACAGGATTGGCATTGCCAACCAACATCGGCAGCGGTGCATATCAGATATATAGCATCTATAAAGGAAACGATGAAACCACATGGAGTAAAATGAGAGCGCTTCAAGGCAAAGTTGGTTATTTCAATATTCAGGTTGAAAACGGAATAGTTGCTATGAGAAACGATTCAAGCACAGGTATATCTTCTCCTACCAACAATTCTTTGACCATCTATCCCAATCCTACAACTGATTATCTCTGCATAAATTCTGTAAAGTCTGTTAATTCAATAGAAATTTCCGACCTATCAGGCAAACAAATATTGCTCCTTAAACCTTTAGCTAATGGACTTATTTCAGTTCCTGTGTCATCATTAGCCAATGGGGTATATCTAATCCGGATAAACATGGAAGGAGCAATAACAACAAATAAGTTTATCAAGAAATAA
- a CDS encoding LacI family DNA-binding transcriptional regulator, with product MNELPERIRIKDIARLANVSVGTVDRVIHGRSGVSESSKKRVEEIMKQLNYHPNMYASALASNKKYLFACLLPQHLEGEYWTAVENGVNEAVSAFSDFNISVKFFFYDPFDYTSFISAGNIIVAEKPDGVLLSPTRAEFTHRFTDKLLALSIPYIFLDSNIPQLQPLSFYGQNSEISGYFAAKMLMLSANGTNEIVIFRQLKEGIIGSNQQENREIGFRKYMKEHFPSCLITELNLNPKKAEEDKQLLDDFFKKHSSVICGITFNSKVYIIGEYLKEKETNDFILIGYDLLERNVSCLKNGSVSMLIAQQPEIQGYNGIKALCDHLIFKKDVNTINYMPIDLLTAETVDFYLKFKQ from the coding sequence ATGAATGAATTACCAGAAAGAATAAGGATTAAAGACATTGCACGGTTAGCAAATGTATCAGTGGGTACAGTAGATCGGGTAATTCATGGACGAAGCGGAGTATCAGAAAGTAGTAAAAAGCGGGTGGAGGAGATTATGAAACAGCTGAATTACCATCCAAACATGTATGCCAGCGCACTCGCTTCAAATAAAAAGTATCTTTTTGCATGCTTGCTGCCACAGCATCTTGAAGGGGAATACTGGACAGCTGTGGAAAATGGAGTTAATGAGGCGGTTTCTGCATTTTCAGACTTCAATATTTCAGTTAAGTTCTTTTTTTATGATCCTTTTGATTATACATCGTTTATATCCGCTGGTAATATAATTGTTGCCGAAAAGCCGGATGGAGTATTACTTTCTCCCACCAGAGCTGAATTCACTCACCGTTTTACAGATAAACTTTTAGCCCTTTCTATTCCTTATATATTTTTAGACTCAAATATTCCACAATTACAGCCGCTTTCCTTTTATGGACAAAACTCAGAAATAAGCGGATATTTTGCTGCTAAAATGTTAATGTTATCAGCAAATGGCACAAATGAAATTGTCATTTTCCGTCAGTTAAAAGAAGGGATCATTGGATCAAATCAGCAAGAAAACAGAGAAATAGGATTTAGGAAATATATGAAAGAGCACTTTCCTTCATGTCTTATTACGGAATTGAACCTTAATCCCAAAAAAGCTGAAGAGGACAAACAACTACTGGATGATTTTTTTAAAAAACATTCTTCTGTAATCTGTGGAATCACATTTAATTCAAAAGTATATATTATTGGCGAATATCTGAAAGAAAAAGAGACTAATGATTTCATTCTTATCGGGTATGATCTACTTGAAAGGAATGTTTCTTGTCTAAAAAATGGTTCGGTTTCAATGCTCATTGCCCAGCAACCTGAAATTCAGGGATATAATGGAATTAAAGCTTTGTGTGATCATTTGATTTTTAAAAAAGATGTGAATACAATTAATTATATGCCGATTGACCTGCTTACCGCCGAAACTGTTGATTTCTATTTAAAATTCAAACAATAA
- a CDS encoding sugar kinase translates to MGKKVVTFGEIMLRLATPGYLRFSQTKEFNATFGGGEANVAVSLANYGIDAEFVTRLPNNDIAQSCIMDLRSHNVGTNEIIFGGERLGIYFLETGAVARASKVVYDRAHSSISTIQPGMVNWKEVFKDAQWFHWTGITPALSQGAADACLEAIKVANEMGVTVSTDLNYRKNLWKYGKSASEVMPALVEGCDVILGNEEDCEKVFGIKPEGFDVSSTHGEVNAAEFESVCTQMMKKFPRAKKVIITLRGSINANHNTWGGVLYSDGTLKQSRRYDITHIVDRVGGGDSFMGGLIYGLISYPSDDQKALEFAVAASCLKHTIYGDYNLVTVAEVENLLGGDGSGRVSR, encoded by the coding sequence ATGGGAAAGAAAGTAGTTACTTTTGGAGAGATTATGTTGCGCTTGGCAACTCCTGGTTATTTAAGATTTTCACAGACAAAAGAATTTAATGCCACATTTGGAGGTGGAGAGGCAAATGTCGCTGTTTCTTTGGCAAACTATGGGATTGATGCTGAGTTTGTAACACGACTGCCTAATAATGATATAGCTCAGTCATGCATTATGGACCTTCGTTCTCACAACGTAGGTACAAACGAGATTATTTTTGGTGGTGAACGTTTGGGTATCTATTTCCTCGAAACCGGAGCTGTTGCCCGTGCATCAAAGGTTGTATACGACCGTGCGCATTCTTCGATATCAACTATTCAACCAGGAATGGTTAACTGGAAAGAAGTATTTAAAGATGCTCAGTGGTTCCATTGGACAGGAATCACTCCAGCTCTTTCGCAAGGTGCTGCAGATGCATGTTTGGAAGCCATTAAAGTGGCCAATGAAATGGGAGTAACAGTATCAACAGACCTTAACTACCGCAAGAATCTTTGGAAATACGGCAAGAGTGCATCAGAAGTAATGCCTGCATTAGTAGAAGGATGCGATGTGATTCTTGGAAATGAAGAGGATTGTGAGAAAGTTTTCGGAATTAAACCCGAAGGATTCGATGTTTCATCAACCCATGGTGAAGTGAATGCTGCTGAATTTGAATCGGTATGTACTCAGATGATGAAGAAATTCCCACGTGCTAAGAAGGTTATTATCACTCTTCGTGGCTCAATTAATGCAAACCACAACACATGGGGCGGAGTGCTTTATTCAGATGGTACTTTAAAGCAATCCAGAAGATATGACATTACCCACATTGTTGACCGTGTAGGTGGTGGTGACTCTTTTATGGGCGGATTAATCTACGGATTGATTTCCTATCCGAGTGATGACCAGAAGGCTTTGGAATTCGCGGTTGCAGCATCTTGTCTGAAACATACAATCTATGGAGACTATAACCTTGTGACGGTTGCCGAAGTAGAAAACTTACTAGGAGGTGACGGTTCAGGTCGTGTATCCCGATAA
- a CDS encoding bifunctional 4-hydroxy-2-oxoglutarate aldolase/2-dehydro-3-deoxy-phosphogluconate aldolase, with amino-acid sequence MARFSKIEVLNAMSSTGMVPVFYHKDAEVAKNVVKACYDGGVRAFEFTNRGDFAQEVFAELVKWAAKECPDMILGIGSIVDPATAAMYIQLGANFIVGPLFNPEIAKVCNRRLIPYTPGCGSVSEIGFAQEVGCDLCKVFPAGNVGGPSFVKNVKAPMPWSMLMVTGGVEPTKENLTAWIKAGVTCVGMGSNLFPKEVVAAQDWGWIIDKCKEAFGYIAEARK; translated from the coding sequence ATGGCTAGATTTTCAAAGATAGAGGTGCTGAATGCAATGTCAAGCACCGGAATGGTTCCTGTTTTTTATCATAAAGATGCTGAAGTTGCGAAGAATGTTGTAAAGGCATGTTATGATGGAGGTGTAAGAGCCTTTGAATTTACCAATCGAGGTGATTTCGCTCAGGAAGTATTTGCCGAACTGGTGAAATGGGCTGCCAAAGAGTGTCCGGATATGATACTGGGAATTGGTTCGATTGTTGACCCCGCAACCGCAGCAATGTATATTCAGCTGGGAGCTAACTTTATTGTTGGTCCGTTGTTCAACCCGGAAATCGCAAAAGTCTGCAACCGTCGCCTGATTCCGTACACTCCCGGATGTGGTTCTGTTTCGGAAATTGGTTTTGCACAGGAAGTGGGATGCGACTTATGTAAGGTTTTCCCTGCCGGCAATGTAGGCGGACCATCATTCGTTAAGAATGTAAAGGCTCCGATGCCATGGTCAATGCTGATGGTTACCGGAGGTGTTGAGCCAACAAAAGAGAATCTTACAGCTTGGATTAAAGCTGGAGTTACCTGTGTAGGGATGGGTTCTAATCTTTTCCCGAAAGAAGTTGTTGCGGCTCAGGACTGGGGATGGATTATAGATAAGTGCAAAGAGGCTTTCGGATATATAGCCGAGGCAAGAAAGTAG
- a CDS encoding threonine/serine exporter family protein yields MMNNNFLEAILFDGFFAAIAAIGFSVISNPPRKAIFVSALLAAIGHGLRYFLLHSTNIDIASASFIAAFAIGMLSILFAKKIHCPAEVFSFPSLLPMIPGMYAYKTVLALVKFIQCKDNEMSVNIIVNIFRNGATTIFILFALVVGVAVPMFIFHKQSFAVTRILKLVQKDKKA; encoded by the coding sequence ATGATGAACAATAATTTTTTAGAAGCAATTCTTTTCGATGGTTTTTTTGCTGCAATTGCAGCTATCGGATTCTCTGTAATCTCAAACCCTCCTCGTAAAGCAATCTTTGTATCTGCTTTATTAGCAGCAATAGGACACGGTTTGCGTTATTTCCTTTTGCATAGTACTAACATAGATATAGCCAGTGCATCTTTTATCGCTGCTTTTGCCATAGGTATGCTTAGTATCCTTTTTGCTAAGAAGATTCATTGTCCGGCCGAAGTTTTCTCTTTTCCTTCACTTTTGCCAATGATTCCTGGAATGTATGCTTATAAAACTGTACTTGCTCTGGTAAAATTCATTCAATGCAAGGACAACGAAATGTCTGTGAATATAATAGTAAACATCTTCAGAAACGGAGCAACCACCATCTTTATTTTATTTGCACTTGTTGTTGGTGTAGCCGTTCCCATGTTTATCTTCCATAAACAATCCTTTGCGGTAACACGTATACTTAAGCTAGTTCAAAAAGATAAAAAGGCATAG
- a CDS encoding threonine/serine ThrE exporter family protein has protein sequence MDIHHRLKELSKFLSDYSTSLMAVGVHSSRIVKTTSRIAESFGFYVDMTIFQKTIIMTLRDKDNTHSYSTVNKIKSMALNFEINSRLSSLSWEAYDEHLSLDELKEKYTEILNKPRLNKWLVLFLVACANASFCRLFTGDWSAMLLVFIATLVGFFVRQQLMERHFNHMFVFVFSAFTASMIACTSLLYHIGNTPEIALGTSVLYLIPGVPLINGVIDIIEGHVLAGTSRLINAALLIICIAIGLSLTLLLFGVETL, from the coding sequence ATGGACATTCATCATAGACTTAAAGAGTTGTCTAAGTTCTTATCGGATTATTCAACCAGCCTGATGGCAGTGGGGGTTCACTCTTCACGCATTGTAAAGACCACTTCCCGAATTGCCGAATCCTTTGGTTTTTATGTCGATATGACAATCTTCCAAAAGACCATTATCATGACCTTGCGCGACAAGGATAACACCCATTCTTACAGCACTGTAAACAAGATCAAGTCGATGGCACTGAACTTTGAAATCAATTCACGACTCAGTTCCCTCAGCTGGGAAGCCTATGATGAACATTTATCTCTTGATGAATTGAAGGAAAAGTATACCGAAATATTAAATAAACCCAGATTAAACAAGTGGTTGGTTTTATTTCTGGTGGCTTGCGCAAATGCATCTTTCTGTCGTCTGTTTACCGGCGACTGGTCTGCGATGCTGCTTGTTTTTATCGCAACTCTGGTTGGATTCTTTGTTCGTCAGCAACTGATGGAAAGACATTTCAATCATATGTTTGTGTTTGTATTCTCTGCATTTACAGCCTCAATGATTGCATGTACCAGTTTGCTTTACCATATCGGGAATACTCCTGAAATTGCATTAGGAACCAGCGTTCTTTATCTTATTCCGGGAGTTCCATTGATTAATGGGGTTATCGATATTATTGAAGGCCATGTTCTTGCCGGAACGTCGAGATTAATAAACGCTGCTTTGCTTATTATCTGTATTGCAATCGGTCTGTCACTTACATTATTATTATTTGGAGTTGAAACATTATGA
- a CDS encoding DUF5113 domain-containing protein, with translation MNKLLNIFIQTSVILTLSSFLSCTRTPSAQEVRLLDSLNRRSYDLRYKKLDLSYKEALLAYQKADKYSQGKAEACNNLGFCEFMRMDFDAAERYFKEVYKSTQNELELVIADIGMMKIYQRTSMNKEYYDCRNSAVRRMKRIDEDQSVFVDPHDKRRLNYARSEFFIVSSIYYYYLQQEPEAIQSINQIQNTDLEGDTAQTLYYYYIKGSAELFEKSNVEQRNINEFDELFKCWTMSRNNKFIYFEANALQGFFTLFNNKSIFTQICNERPRAIETLNDFYHFQEKEVTPSDSVFTLKLAQTSLQKFKKYNDIYQIAGVYVSIGRYYNTHGSYQQALDSLSKALDCVNLHHTLYYEKGRKSVEKLKPFSEQDTIYTELGWIAKDEIKTVPEWIARIREQLSVSYAGLGMKVPSNYNRNIYLDILDYTRQDKELESRSKELEKEDSQLNLLSLFVLSGILLLFILFWTLNSRSKERNRRYTNRLKATLEVCQRITASIPVDVETIDEIVLAVGAAIQTDLKQLFQAYSLRIGIFDKETNDFIYPSVEDEVMEDEESESVEHEIIEENLIKSLFNLYLPENEHPVGVIELYTTRKMTKEEKTLMNLIAPYIAWTLGNGLTFISLGDERMRLEKQRYVYEQHIAENKRQNLIKKACMGIVYGITPYMDRIINEVHKLTSKGFMQNETIKYEKYQYIDELVTKINEYNDILALWIKMKQGSLNLNIENFELNELFKVLAKGRKTFEMKQQTFRIEPTNLTVKADKALTLFMINTLTENARKYTPEGGTIQVEAKTEDNYVEISVSDTGRGISPEDVARILGEKVYDSRQIGMDSLDKEEIWKNKGSGFGLMNCKGIIEKYRKTNELFKVCTFNIESVPGNGSRFYFRLPTGVRKTLSVLLILVLSFGLGSCGRLKKPIAKGTYSKESVSEQKKGEYNKLLNEASLFADTAYYCNVIENYPLALQYADSAINRLNRHYAKFARSPRYYMSLKGQGTSAEIHWWNNMFDTDYYVMLDIRNEAAVAFLALKQLDNYQYNNTAYTRLYKLVSEDYSLEEYCQNLERSTNNKVVAFILGIIVLIIFFTGYYLLYIRKRLINRWNLEQVLEINKQVLASTLSLKDIPHHIVNNCFDGINELLNIDMLSIGVLNEDTHQLEFAYNPHQNDWHQSTEGEAGEHETLKEVMQRCFDTQEYTEGKLNALTTYGGGQYDIYVQSLPLMVEVGETHRCVGVIAFLRQEGSERENDRLLIELITNYVAIVVFNAVVKLAVKYRDIESAEEETHRASWEDSLLHVQNMVLDNCLSTIKHETIYYPSRIKNIIDKLAKQKLSPDEEKDNIETIVELVDYYKSVFTILSSCAGRQLEEVTFRRGTVEVDELLEYSQKYFRKMTRRSQNKISLQTQTCGLKITGDVIQLRFLLENLLDEALTVAEDGELHLETKADGEYVRFLFTDRRREKTVEELNQLFYPDLARMTASEEGILKGTEYLICKQIIRDHDEFAGQRGCRINAEPSPEGGFTVYFTIPRRRGR, from the coding sequence ATGAATAAACTTCTAAATATATTTATCCAGACTAGCGTTATTCTTACGCTTTCATCATTTTTGTCGTGCACCCGGACGCCTTCTGCGCAGGAGGTTCGGTTGCTTGATTCTCTTAATCGACGTTCGTACGATTTACGGTATAAAAAACTCGACTTATCATATAAGGAAGCTTTGCTGGCATATCAAAAAGCTGATAAATATAGCCAGGGGAAAGCTGAAGCCTGCAATAATCTGGGTTTCTGTGAATTCATGAGGATGGATTTCGATGCTGCTGAGAGGTATTTCAAAGAGGTATATAAATCTACTCAAAACGAGTTGGAACTGGTTATTGCCGATATCGGGATGATGAAGATATACCAGCGAACCTCCATGAACAAAGAATATTATGATTGCCGTAACAGCGCGGTACGCCGGATGAAGCGAATAGACGAAGACCAGTCGGTCTTTGTTGATCCTCATGATAAACGAAGATTAAACTATGCCCGTTCTGAGTTCTTCATTGTATCTTCTATATATTATTACTACTTGCAACAGGAACCCGAGGCAATTCAGTCCATTAATCAGATACAAAACACCGACCTTGAAGGAGATACGGCTCAGACATTATACTACTATTACATCAAAGGTTCAGCCGAACTGTTTGAGAAGAGTAATGTGGAACAAAGAAACATCAACGAGTTTGATGAGTTGTTTAAATGCTGGACCATGAGCCGCAACAACAAGTTTATCTATTTCGAGGCGAATGCGCTTCAGGGATTCTTTACTCTTTTTAATAACAAGAGCATCTTTACTCAGATTTGCAACGAACGCCCTCGGGCAATTGAAACATTGAACGATTTTTATCATTTTCAGGAGAAGGAAGTTACACCTTCCGACTCCGTGTTTACCTTAAAGCTGGCGCAGACTTCTCTTCAAAAGTTTAAGAAATACAATGATATCTACCAGATTGCAGGAGTATATGTCTCTATCGGTAGATACTATAATACGCATGGTTCTTATCAGCAGGCGCTTGATTCGCTGAGTAAAGCACTAGATTGCGTGAATCTTCATCACACACTCTATTATGAAAAAGGTAGAAAAAGCGTTGAAAAGCTGAAGCCTTTCTCGGAACAGGATACAATATACACGGAACTTGGTTGGATTGCCAAAGATGAAATTAAAACAGTTCCGGAATGGATTGCCCGAATCCGAGAGCAGTTAAGCGTGTCTTATGCCGGACTTGGCATGAAAGTTCCTTCAAACTATAACCGGAACATCTATCTGGATATTCTGGATTATACCCGTCAGGACAAAGAGTTGGAGAGCCGTTCAAAAGAACTGGAGAAAGAAGATAGTCAGTTGAATCTGCTATCTTTGTTTGTGCTTTCAGGAATACTATTGCTTTTTATCCTTTTCTGGACACTAAACTCACGCTCAAAGGAGAGAAACCGTCGATATACCAACAGGCTGAAAGCTACGCTCGAAGTGTGCCAGCGCATCACGGCCTCAATACCTGTTGATGTAGAGACCATTGACGAAATAGTGCTGGCGGTAGGAGCAGCCATTCAGACTGATTTGAAACAACTTTTCCAGGCATATTCCCTCAGAATCGGCATATTCGATAAAGAGACAAACGATTTCATCTATCCATCTGTTGAAGATGAAGTTATGGAAGATGAAGAGTCGGAATCTGTTGAGCATGAGATTATTGAAGAAAACCTGATAAAATCATTGTTTAATCTTTACTTACCGGAAAATGAGCATCCCGTGGGAGTCATCGAGCTTTATACCACTCGCAAGATGACTAAGGAGGAAAAAACGTTGATGAATTTAATTGCTCCCTATATTGCCTGGACCTTGGGCAATGGGCTGACATTCATCTCTTTAGGCGATGAGCGAATGAGGTTGGAGAAGCAACGCTACGTTTACGAACAACATATTGCCGAGAACAAGCGGCAGAACCTCATTAAGAAAGCTTGTATGGGGATTGTTTACGGAATTACTCCCTACATGGACCGTATTATTAACGAAGTGCACAAGCTCACGTCTAAAGGTTTTATGCAGAATGAGACCATTAAGTACGAAAAGTATCAGTACATTGATGAGTTGGTAACCAAAATCAATGAGTACAACGACATTCTAGCTCTCTGGATAAAGATGAAACAGGGCTCATTGAATCTGAATATTGAGAATTTTGAGTTGAATGAACTTTTCAAAGTTCTGGCCAAGGGACGGAAGACTTTTGAAATGAAGCAACAGACATTCCGTATTGAACCCACCAACCTGACAGTGAAAGCGGATAAGGCCCTGACTTTGTTCATGATAAACACCCTGACAGAAAATGCGCGAAAATATACACCGGAGGGAGGAACCATCCAGGTTGAAGCAAAGACTGAGGATAATTACGTGGAGATTTCTGTTTCTGATACGGGAAGAGGAATTTCGCCCGAGGATGTTGCACGGATTCTGGGCGAGAAAGTCTACGATTCCAGACAGATTGGGATGGATTCTTTAGACAAGGAAGAGATCTGGAAGAATAAAGGCAGCGGGTTCGGGCTGATGAACTGTAAAGGGATTATTGAAAAGTATCGCAAAACAAACGAGCTTTTCAAGGTTTGTACATTTAATATCGAGAGCGTGCCGGGGAATGGAAGCCGTTTCTACTTCCGTTTGCCAACCGGAGTGCGTAAAACGCTGAGCGTTCTTCTTATTCTGGTTTTATCATTCGGACTAGGCTCTTGTGGCCGATTAAAGAAACCGATTGCAAAAGGCACATATTCAAAAGAGTCGGTATCGGAACAAAAAAAAGGCGAATACAACAAACTGCTGAACGAGGCCTCACTCTTTGCCGATACTGCCTACTATTGCAACGTAATCGAGAATTACCCTCTGGCTTTGCAGTACGCCGATTCGGCCATTAACCGACTGAATCGTCATTATGCCAAGTTTGCCCGTTCTCCACGCTATTATATGTCTCTGAAAGGACAGGGAACATCGGCCGAAATACATTGGTGGAACAACATGTTCGATACCGATTATTATGTAATGCTCGACATCCGCAATGAGGCAGCCGTGGCGTTTTTGGCGCTCAAACAGCTGGACAACTATCAGTACAACAACACTGCTTACACACGGCTTTATAAACTGGTGAGTGAGGACTACTCTCTCGAAGAGTATTGCCAGAATCTGGAACGGTCTACCAACAACAAGGTGGTGGCTTTTATTCTGGGAATCATCGTGCTGATCATCTTTTTCACGGGCTACTACCTTCTCTATATCCGTAAGCGGCTGATAAACAGATGGAACTTGGAACAGGTGCTCGAAATAAACAAGCAGGTGCTGGCTTCCACGCTCTCTCTCAAAGATATCCCTCATCACATAGTTAATAATTGCTTTGATGGCATCAATGAGCTCCTTAATATTGATATGCTGAGCATTGGTGTGCTCAACGAAGACACTCATCAGCTGGAATTTGCCTATAATCCACATCAAAACGATTGGCACCAGAGCACTGAAGGCGAAGCCGGCGAACACGAAACGCTCAAGGAGGTGATGCAGCGTTGTTTTGATACACAGGAATATACTGAGGGAAAACTGAATGCGCTTACAACGTATGGTGGCGGTCAGTATGACATATATGTGCAGTCGCTTCCGCTGATGGTGGAGGTGGGAGAGACTCATCGTTGTGTAGGTGTTATTGCTTTTTTGAGGCAGGAGGGCAGTGAGCGCGAAAACGACCGTCTGTTGATAGAGTTGATAACCAATTATGTTGCCATTGTTGTATTCAATGCAGTGGTTAAGCTGGCTGTAAAGTACAGAGATATCGAGTCTGCCGAAGAAGAGACCCACCGGGCTTCGTGGGAAGACAGTCTACTTCACGTGCAGAATATGGTGCTCGACAACTGTCTCTCTACCATCAAGCACGAAACTATCTATTACCCCAGCCGCATTAAGAACATCATTGATAAACTGGCTAAACAGAAACTATCTCCGGATGAAGAGAAAGATAACATTGAAACGATTGTTGAGCTTGTTGATTACTATAAGTCTGTTTTCACCATCTTGAGTTCTTGTGCCGGACGGCAGCTGGAGGAAGTAACCTTCCGAAGAGGAACGGTAGAGGTGGACGAATTACTGGAATATTCGCAGAAATATTTCCGCAAAATGACACGACGATCGCAAAACAAGATATCACTCCAGACGCAGACATGCGGACTGAAAATAACAGGGGATGTGATTCAACTCAGGTTCCTGCTCGAGAATCTGCTGGATGAAGCTCTTACAGTGGCCGAAGATGGTGAGTTACATTTGGAAACAAAAGCTGACGGGGAATATGTACGCTTCCTGTTTACCGACAGAAGAAGGGAGAAAACAGTGGAAGAACTGAATCAGTTGTTCTATCCCGACCTGGCACGCATGACGGCATCGGAAGAGGGAATACTGAAGGGAACCGAATATCTTATATGCAAGCAGATAATACGCGATCACGATGAGTTTGCCGGTCAGCGCGGCTGCCGCATTAATGCCGAACCTTCCCCGGAAGGTGGATTCACCGTCTACTTTACCATTCCAAGAAGGAGAGGGCGATAA